Proteins encoded by one window of Seriola aureovittata isolate HTS-2021-v1 ecotype China chromosome 4, ASM2101889v1, whole genome shotgun sequence:
- the si:ch1073-145m9.1 gene encoding uncharacterized protein si:ch1073-145m9.1, translating into MARNVLLYWPNIIGYIRIGLVFAAWRASQTPAVFVPLYSVSIALDGVDGWLARRLGQSSRFGAWLDVVVDNLGRGMLWGQLFEWGWLVSALEWCVFVCNHSTRGNHWKSSFTCSPRLIQAIMTNGLRTPLGTWVVSGLHCLPLWLYGLQRDLLSLPLWVRALGTTLLVAGRLLALSAEMWCLWTHVEYLASDEPEERKN; encoded by the exons ATGGCCCGCAATGTGCTGCTGTACTGGCCGAATATTATTG gaTACATCAGGATCGGCCTTGTGTTTGCGGCATGGCGCGCCTCTCAGACACCAGctgtgtttgtgcctctgtaCTCTGTCTCCATAGCACTGGATG GAGTGGACGGGTGGCTGGCGAGGAGGCTGGGCCAGAGCTCCAGGTTTGGGGCCTGGCTGGACGTAGTGGTGGACAACCTGGGCAGAGGCATGCTGTGGGGCCAGCTGTTTGAG tgggGCTGGCTGGTGTCTGCATTggagtggtgtgtgtttgtgtgtaaccACAGCACCAGAGGAAACCACTGGAAGAGCAGCTTCACCTGCAGCCCCCGACTCATTCAGGCCATCATGACAAACG GGCTTCGGACGCCGCTGGGCACGTGGGTGGTGAGCGGGCTGCACTGCCTCCCTCTGTGGCTCTACGGGCTCCAGAGGGATTtactgtctctgcctctctgggTCCGAGCTCTGGGGACGACGCTGCTGGTCGCAGGCCGCCTGCTGGCTCTGTCAGCGGAG ATGTGGTGTTTATGGACTCACGTTGAATACCTCGCCAGTGACGAGCCGGAGGAGAGAAAGAACTGA